A region of Melitaea cinxia chromosome 15, ilMelCinx1.1, whole genome shotgun sequence DNA encodes the following proteins:
- the LOC123660481 gene encoding protein gustavus, producing MNMGQKLSGGVKSVSRECTAPFKAVVARELAPEPPRPARLDALLDAPPAHPDTQLKHAWNPDDRSLNIFVKEEDALTFHRHPVAQSTDCIRGRVGYSRGLHCWEVVWPARQRGTHAVVGVATAHAPLHSVGYQSLVGATDQSWGWDLGRNKVYHNAKGTGGGSTYPPLLRPDEQFLVPDRLLVVLDMDEGTLAFCADGRYLGVAARGLRGKTLYPIVSAVWGHAEITMKYIGGLDPEPLPLMELCRRVIRQRVGRARLRAAASRLALPPALTAYLLYRAP from the exons ATGAACATGGGGCAAAAGTTGTCCGGCGGTGTCAAGTCGGTGTCGCGCGAGTGCACGGCGCCGTTCAAGGCGGTGGTGGCGCGCGAGCTGGCCCCCGAGCCGCCGCGGCCCGCGCGCCTGGACGCGCTGCTCGACGCGCCGCCCGCGCATCCCGACACACAGCTGAAGCACGCGTGGAACCCGGATGACCG atctttaaatatattcgtGAAAGAGGAAGACGCGTTAACATTCCACCGGCATCCGGTGGCCCAGAGTACAGACTGCATCCGGGGTCGGGTGGGGTACTCGCGCGGGCTCCACTGCTGGGAGGTGGTGTGGCCGGCGCGGCAACGCGGCACACACGCCGTCGTCGGAGTGGCAACAGCGCACGCACCGCTGCACTCGGTCGGCTACCAGAGCCTAGTCGGCGCGACCGATCAGAGTTGGGGGTGGGATCTCGGGAGGAATAAG GTGTACCACAACGCGAAGGGCACGGGCGGAGGCAGCACGTACCCGCCCCTGCTGCGGCCGGACGAGCAGTTCCTCGTGCCCGACCGCCTGCTCGTGGTGCTGGACATGGACGAGGGCACGCTCGCCTTCTGCGCGGACGGCCGCTACCTCGGCGTCGCGGCGCGCGGCCTGCGCGGCAAGACGCTCTACCCCATCGTGTCCGCGGTGTGGGGCCACGCTGAGATCACCATGAAGTACATCGGCGGGCTCGACC CCGAGCCGCTGCCGCTAATGGAGCTATGCAGACGCGTGATCCGGCAACGTGTGGGACGTGCGCGACTGCGCGCGGCCGCGTCGAGACTGGCGCTGCCGCCCGCGCTCACCGCCTATCTACTATATCGCGCGCCATAG